Sequence from the Uloborus diversus isolate 005 chromosome 8, Udiv.v.3.1, whole genome shotgun sequence genome:
gtttaaatgttgtatgaattttttttaatattgatatgTACCTACGGTATTCAATTCATTTGAAATGGCATTTCGATAACTTATTTTGAAGCCTAGAAACTTATCCGATGCATCATCATGATACCCTGATTCTTATTGCAAACACTCCCTTTTCAGATATCTCGCACTCCTGCAAGGAGAGTGACGCAACTTTGGGAAAACGTTCACTAGCTATTGgttcaaaatctaaatttatctTTTAGCCACAAAGTTAACTCACCTAACTGGTGCATAGTGGGCAAAGTGATATGTAATGAATAATAATACAGCCTGGTGCTTCATTTCATAATTTTCTGTAGGCATTCCATCCATTTTATGAtgggaaaacaacaaaaatatatgtacaaaaaGGCCTTATTTCTTTGTTTGTGAAATCTAGGGGCGGATCAATtgttcacgccccccccccctcccgatcaCCTAAATGATAGGCTTGAATATAGCATTAAATTTTCCTGATTTAGAAGACATATTTTTGAACCTTaaatatgcattattaatttagaccaAAAAAACTAATCAGTGAACatcacattgcaatatttttgcacttattgtaatatttgagactaaatcacttaaaattactaatGCATAACACCTTATTTTTACCCAATGCTGTTTTTTTGTGTTATGTCGCCTTCCTTACAGGGATGCGGTATGTGCTGATATTTAGGTTGTAAAATCTAGATGTGTCTGcatgtaataaattttttttgtaatatttttctttttttattccagatgTTGCGCCCGGTTATGGTGGCCAAAGGGATATAATGAATAATGATGCAGCCACAGGCGGGTGGTTTGATAATTTTCCATGGGTAAAGGGTTTGATTTCCCTCCATTTTATAGGAGGAAAAACTACAGAATGCATGCAAAAATGTCTAATTTCTCTATGTTTGTAAGGCTCCCTATCCCCCCCCCTCCGATCACCCAAATGATAGTCTTGAATACAGTATTAAATTCTCATAATTTAAAAGAGGTATTTTCGAACCTTAAACATACATTATTAATTTGGACAGCAAAAACTAACCAGCCaacaacacattttatttttttgagcatatTGTAAAATATGAGACTAAATCAGTTAAAGTTACTATTGCATAACACCTTATTTTTCTCCAATGctatttttttgagttgtgtcaccgTTCTGACTGGGGTACGATGTGTCCTAATATTTAGGTTGTAAAAGCTAAGACCTGATGTGTCTTACATTCTTTTtgtaatttcattctttttttattgcagaTGTTGTGCTCCGTTGTCTGTATTTGAAATATCTAACTCCGGTGGTGAaacgaaacttttgaaaaagagtCTTCTATTATGTATTTATGTTACTACTTCCATGCTAAAAAAATGTGGAGAAATATTTTACCAAAGCAAATTTTCTGTTCATCATGTTTTTCAAATCATCCAAGAAAGCCAATGGCTAGTAAAATGTATAGTGTATATAAGAATCATCACCAAAGATTTCATCTCTTATTAGTGAATCGAAATTTTCTTATTAGAGGAAGATATTTTTCATCAGTAAAAACAACGAAAGATGATGAGAAAGGTGGAAGTAAAACGCGGAACTTCATTCAAAGTGACAACCAAACTGTGATGGAAAAATTTGTCTGTGCAATGCCTAAAGGTATTCAGCCGTACTTGAAGTTAATGCGAATTGATAAACCCATAGGTTTGTATTTGATATTTCATTCCAAAATTAATCTTGTTTTTCCTCCTGTTTTCAAGAGAATTATTCATGTTTTTAAGTTGATATTGTGAAAATTTTGTTGTTCATAGATATATGTTTAGAAGTTATCAGGAACAATAGTGTGGGATTAGAAGAATGGCCTGGGACACCAAAATTTGCAGGAAACCAAATCTGttgcttgtttttaaaaattggattaaTTTCATATCACACTGTAGAAAGATGCAAAAGTTaggccaaaaaataatttcaaaattttaacctttCACAAATCCTAAAGCTTCACATGCGATTTCAAAAATTGTATGAGATCTTTCAATTTTATGGCCTATTCCAACGAAACAAAATTTCATGACTTATTATTacgtactagtggtacccgcacgactttgcccatagtagaaaattcaaaggtcatttggttcgcctgtatatttataagtaatggatgatgaatttcttggcAATTTGCTGTTCATTTGCTCACTCACATTGTGGTAGTTTGcccgtccacgttatggtaatttgctcgtccaggttaagataatttgcttgtccatgttatggtaatttgctcatccaagttatggtaatttactcgtctgtGTTTGCTCgtcaaaatgttcttaaaattggagtacaaaaagaacaaaattgaattttcaaaaaattacttcaaggtgcacacccccatgcaacaaactatttgtgccaaatttcatgaaaagcggCCAAACAGTCttggcgctatgcacgtcacagagatccagactttcagctttcttattagtaaagattgtaaTGTAAGATATTAGATCACAATATTTGAATTGATGGCTGTAATATCAGTGTTTTTTTACTTCATAGTATATTTATTAAAGAGACCAAATATAAAATTAGTGCCCAGTCTCCTAAAAAGTCATAGTcaggcatgggcggatttatggggggcagaggggggcaatgcccccctagttttgggagaactttatgtagtaacaacacatctttaaaaaataatgatttttttttaattttttctttttcgaatagttcagaagagcatgggtggatttataagggtgggggcataggggcaatgccccccagttttgagaggactttatatgataacaacacatcttccaaaatcttaaaagaaaaaaaattatgactttttttcttttttgaaaagttcagtgaaaataaagagaatagcaaatgtccttttctggggagaaaaaaaaaataaataaatacaaatagtgcAGCTGTCACtgaggtgctgaaaatgtgtctaaattcactattttggactgaaaaccatttgggcaagtgtatgaaaatataaactaaacaagctatacattaagctgcaacacttataataattgacaattattttaacaaattagaacctaaaacaaagggagaaaaactccccccccccattcgcgctaacagaacgatctactcgttatgatttgtgtccacatttaaagtatatttgtccATAATATTTatagtagattaattggctttttgagagattctaaaaaatagttttttccttttttttttttttttttttttgagagagagagagagaaattctatcacaaactgaataaatttcagttatctgagtgttctgattaattgaatctttttatttAGAGGgaaagtacaattttacttactttataaatactgtttaaaaagtaaggtaagtcataatcatctaattCTAAATGAgccagtccttgtcattattgaaatctgaataattgaaacatcaaaagttttggaaaaatttgctaaaacgttataaaaatctataaaaacataataaagattggtaaaatcgtaaaaatcctaatttttataaaaattacaaaaaaaatcaagcaaaaatctgcaggtaagagtgaattacaaacagggctgaatttgcctaaaagataaacaagctattacTTAGGGCCCATGCTTTGAAGTGGATCTCTAACAACTCCCAAAAAAATTGcttgattcgttccttaaaaaatggaaattggttaaaaaaactaatttcattttcaagtgcttgaaatctttgaatatttggaaacatgtggctacaaaccttaaattttaaaatttctaacaaatggtagagggagaggaatgccaaaatttgtcaaattcagctccttgccacatcctgcattaaaaatgtaaaaatcatggttctcacatttgtaacatattattcgaaataaatttttgtgactcacatgtttcatatcttgcaatatattcaatcccgaatgcagtattttggaaattcttttgtattgattgcttttatcttacttctactgcatattgttaatctgtttagctcgaaaaaaaaaagatacactacctttattccttttcgttttttgcactacttataattagaAGAAAGGTTTTTGTGATGAGAAATCTAtagcttattttttctttcaaacttaaaatggctgtttcttacaaagtttgaacaatactgtacaactgtataatctagttatcaatttctatgtctgtaCCATTAACGTttataatgcttcaaaatgcagaattttatatccattttacaaaatttccccCGGGGTAAAACCTCCGGGACCCCTAAAATtggatattctatttcccacttaaaagggagccctgcgtcattctcttaataccagccccctctctcaAGGTCAATACAAAAAGGACaacatgaaaacacattttaatgaaaaaacacaaaaaagtaaagcatggacatgcatcacagaaaacagacaaaaacataggGGTGGGGgctataaaaatgttgctcaaaaaaaaaaaaaaaaaatcctgcccccccccccccccccaggaactcagtcctaaatccgcctatgtagtCACGCCCTGAGGAACAATATTACAGGGGTGCTCACAAATTGGGGTATCAGGTTCTTTATGTAAGtgtaatattgtttttaaaagtcatttatgaAAGTCATTATAGTCTTAAAAGTCATTATATTTTATGCCATCTATACAGTATGCCTCATGTTCATGATTATTGTTATTCAATGTTATAAATGATAACTTTAATTTAGATGCCATGTTGAAAACTGGAATAAGTTTTTGggatttcaacaaaaaaaaaacaatctaggTGCCATTTTCGACAAATAAATATATTCATGTCAGAATATAAAAGAACTGTGCTGAACTTCCCATTATTTCTggtagcatatttaaaataaaaatgataaaatctgCAAAGCATGATCTGAAAGAAAAAATGATCTTTTATCAAGACAAAAATGATTGTATTGACTCaggtctggtcagtgctaattttctattagttaccagtttatttggcactcttggcttccttataaggttttccacctccagctcagtcgcttcctatgccgggctgacgagtgctattAAGCAGAAGCTGCCATCCTTgtctggaattgactgagctggtggcaCATTTcacgaaaaacaattttatttaaatattatttttacaaatttttttcttcaagtaatTCACAGGTCTCAATCACAATGACTTGGGCAGGAGCTTCGATGCGATCCAAAACTTTGGGCATCAAACTTGGCTCCTAGGTTTTCAAATCTTGGCGTCAAATCAAATGTTTTTGTCTCAAAATGCAACATATAGCAGCTTTTTTTCTAGCACTATTATGAATTGAAAATCGTATATTCCAAAGACATATTTGAAACATGCAAATAACGTAACTTCTTCTGAATGCAAAAAGTCTCGTATCGAATTTTTAAGGAACTCATAGCATTCTGTATCACTAACTTGTGAAGATCACACTGTTCTTGCCATTAATGAGTTGTTTTTTGCATTgtctttttataaattattttcccgAGTTtaaaggaacccttttttcactCCAAAATAGTTTTGAGCTAAACAGCATTCTCAAGGAAGTTTTATTGTAACTGCTGGGTGAAATATCTGTTGGCTCAAAAATTTTGACATTGGAAAAGGACTCCTTTTAGTCCCAAAACAGATGtatgcaatatttttgaaattcctacagtggaatagtatttttttttctttttcttttttttttcttttttttttttaaggttgaaATGAAAATATGTAAACTAGTTAAGTTTTTTGAAGCATACTTTACGAAGTGAAATTATATTAGAACACTGAGATACAAAacttgatgtaattgtaaatcaataataaaatatttttgatcttaccttttttgtatatttttcaggaACATGGCTACTACTCTGGCCCTGTTTTTGGAGTTTGTCAATGGCTTCAGCTCCTGGGTGTTTGCCAGACCCAGCACTTCTGGCCTTATTTGGAAGTGGGGCATTGCTTATGAGGGGAGCTGGTTGTACAATTAATGATATGTGGGATAAAAATATTGATAGTAAGGTAATATTTCTAGGCATTTTCATTGCTACTAGTTTATGTACtaattatattttatgttttaaaaataattgctccTATGTTTGACTTTGAATGAAACACTATCCAATGAccaatacaattttaaaatatttgaaccaATGTAAATAATATACAAATGCAAAAAAGATAACCAGCATATAAGCTCTggacccagctaggctggtcctagtcattTTATCAATCCCTAATGAAGATCAAGAGCCTTTAGCAAAAGTTACCGTTCTAGTAAAAAGTTtagtaaaaagtttaaatttttacttagaaCTTTCAATTTACTGAAAAAGTagataaaatgatattttatctgGAGTATTTTTTTCCGGATAGGACAAAACAGAACAACCCTGCTAAAATCAGTACCTGGATGCAATGAGGATATTGTGTCCTTACAGCTAGATCTTAGTATTCATTGTAGAGCAGGGGGGAGTATGAATTTGCCAGATTCAGCCTTATGTACCAAAGACTTTTTTCATATTTCCTTGTTATTTGGTCGCAAGATATATATGTTGATATAAACTCTTGCAGGTTGAGAGGACAAAATTGAGGCCTTTAGCTGCTGGAGAGATTAAAATGATAGATGCATGGATGTTCCTAGGCGGTCAGTTATCATTGGCACTTTTAATTCTTCTTGAGCTGAATTGGTATAGGTAAAAACAGTTACtgtactttttagttttttttttcttttttctctctctttttttctaaatgcaaCTGCAGTATTTTCACTGATGTTTTATTATTTGCTCATTGAAGGTTTCACTTTATCTTTCCTTCTGTACCTAACAGCAGTGATGTGGGGTTCCACCCAAGCAAACCAAGCCTGCTTGGATTGGTGCCGTAAGAAATGCTTCTTTGCCATTCTCCTCTCACTGAAAGGGAACTAGACTAATGTGGGTTGTCATTGCAACAACCCTTCATTCAAGTTTTTGCTTGGATTAGGCTTGTTGACAGTGGCGTACATATCATCCCTGCAGAGCAGGAAGGGGGGATGCTTGAGGTGTAAAGAGGGACGCTCTATAAAAAAAAgcactacattaaaattatttttaaaaaaatatcaggtGGGGGGCACTGAAGTCTATGTTCACTACTGCTTGTTGAATTCTCATGGTTTGTTGCTTGCCAAATGGTAGAAATGTGCATGTGGGATCTTGATCGAACTACCTGCAAGTTTTACTCATTTTGAGGAACGGAAATGATGTACTACATTCATATTTAGTGTCCTTAATGAgcataaaaatgatatttaaaaaaaaactcgcgtTTGAAGTGCCTAAGCACTACTTGGTTTGCTTGAGCAGACCGCACGTCACTGCTATACAGTAGCTTGCAAAACTTTTGAGACAATAGGTTTTTTAATCCTAACTTTTCTGTATAACAATTCACTAAATTAGGTATGCTAAAGCTTCAAGATGGTTCAGTTTTCTGTGGCTTTTATTGGAATTAATCGTCTGAATTCctcttttcttaattttctttagTACGCTATATACACCAGACTAAAATATAAAGTGTTTAACTTGACATGGTTAATCAGCAGTTGAAGTCTCATTAAAAAGGACAAAACAAAGCTAAGTTTTGCAAGGCTAGTAAAATGTTTGACAATGCGCTGAGTTGTATTCAGTGAATACCTCAAATGAAAGtagagaagcaaatggatgtaggTTTCATCCATTTTGCGATTCTCAGAGACAAAATATGGCAGCACTCCTTTGGCCCCTCTAGGCTGATTTGTATGGCCCGTCATGAATGTTACAAATGAGTGCGTTCTAGAACTCTTCTTTTCCTTTCATCCCATTTTAGTTTCCTAGATGTAAGTAAATAGTAACAACGTTACAAATTTGGaacaaaatattcagaaatagaTTTCATCAAAACAATTCTAAACTTAGCTTTAAGAAAATATGGATTAATTAGCGATTGcaacaattttcattttcttaaattttatttttttttacatattttctgatgtTAATGCATTTTCCTGCATATAATCCAAGGAGAGTATAATTCGCAGGTCCTAAAATTAAccggaaaggaaaaaaaatctatgtataGTTCGTGAATAAtaggatttaaaaaacaaagctgttttaatttggcatacaattttagcaactaaattaaaaatgtgaagaagtcaTAATTTTTAaggtataatcaaaattaatctgaaaaataatctaaaaattatgatttcttCTGTAATCGTGATTATAGTACACTAACTATTTAAAggcaaagagtcaagacaaaggagcaaagtCTTTTCTTGTGCAAATGGAGTGTGAAATTCTTCCTTGACTGCGTGGTTGTTTATTTTAGATAGCCTAAATTACGTTAGAGGAAAATTCAAACAATGCGTAATAAATAAACCTACAGTCGACAAAACGGTTTCTATTGCTTAATCCTGCTGTAAATTGAGGTTCAATGTGTTGGCGTTTAGAAAGAAAAAGCTCAGATAATCCATGACAGCCTATATTCCACACCTcataaaaattgtgcttttttaatagataatacacaggaaaataggatatctagaaaaaaaaaaatatatatatatatatatatatttgagttTTCTGGccttcaagaatttttttacaaaagaggtTCAGCGTTCAGGTAAAGAGAAGTTGAACATCATTGCTGTAGTATAAACATACTTGCCAAGTGCAAAATgaggaaaaacaaaattaaaattatgtccCACTAGTTGTTCAAATCCAAGTCAACAATGGAAAAACAGGAGATCTCCCTaacccctgaaaaaaaaaaagtaattacaataATAGTAATCCAAAAGTTGTGTCTCAATAGTATATTTGAAATCTTAAACATTTCTGATCTCTCCTTGAAAATAAGATTGCATACAAGTCTAAccatcataaagaaaaaaaatcacatagatTAGATTAGACTCATCGTAAAGTGAATGATTAATGGGTTACAGTGAAGTCAAGCACTTATTAATGTTTTTGAAGTCATTAAGTTAACATTGTTAGCAAgaattttttaatgacaaatttttaagtttgaggCATTGTAAGTCCACTTCTCCACTGCAATGTGTTAATGCATAATAATTCTAAGGATTTACTCTATCAAATCTGGAATTAAGGAAGTAGAAAAAATTTTGACATGTTTACTACTTCAGTTACATTACTTGAAATACTTTCCTCAAGTTTATTTAACATTTACTTTAGtgtcatttttatgaaatttttacttttttcattcaaatagttAAAGTGTATTGTGTATGGTTTTGTATTGCCAACTTATTGTTACcatgttttgttaaaataaatttgaatttgttctaGCATAGTTCTTGGTGCTAGTTCCTTGTCATTAGTCATTTCATATCCTTTAATCAAAAGGGTTAGCTATTGGCCTCAACTAATGTTAGGTATGTATTTTGTTtagttaataaaatgtttattaggtTTTTAAAACTTGCAGTTCATGATTTATATGTATGCATAAGACTGTGGGCCTGAAGTCAGCATGTTTTGTTAAATATTCATCATATTTGGTTcaaagcaggggcggcaaatagggggagcaaaaAGGGCGGTTGCACtcccaaatattttgcgcaaaatattaagaaatcgggAAACTCAATTTACATAACCCGTGAATCTGTGATCATCATATGCaataggaaatttaaaaaaaaaaaagaatctgcagACTGCAGATGATCTTTAATgaaagttgatgaaactcgagacCTGTCCAGACACGAACaactgtttttcattattttggataataacttagaaatttatgaatcattttcagaacttccggaataaaaaacagatggggaataagtttgtttcaactaaaaaagaaatttcctcatatgggttAAACGCCTCATACTTGCAAGTCTtgttaagatgatgcttctgcttccaatgtgaaagggcagtgcagAGGTGTGATtggcccgatttttacgagaagttccttggtattttgagttcatagttgcgcttatattttaaatgtaagttcagttagtgagtgaacattgattccttcTGTTAAGAGGCATATCTGAGCAATTTAAcacattgtatactttcatggaaacttcttacaaaagacacactatttttgaaaaaaaattcgtgcACCAACAAATACTTTTGCATGGTGCTCTTTAACTGAGAggtacaaaatggtcttcaaaagttaaagctagaactcttgattgagctcctattaagagcttcttgttaatttggaattattggactcattaaaaaaatatttaaaaaagtgacaaaaatccacatgatgatgcaaagtcatatgattgactcaatattttgtatcaaataatagattcattcagtttctaatgaaattaacacaagatttagtgataaatctaagttcaatattagtgcaggttattgaacaagataaataaaatatttcagttacatgtaaaagttgttgaacgaagcaaaaaaaaaattgttttgtgaagagccagtgtacttcaatgatgaaaaatgaagactagaaCACAAATTATAAACTTGCATgggtttttttaaagagaaaaatttttaagatacgtttactaacataactttgtagcttcaactacttttcaccgattccaatcaactcagctgACTGTGAAAGATcatctcaggaggttagagatttttttttttttttttttggtgcatgatgggacaaACAAGACTTTTATCTTCAGCTATACTCCTAAGAGCATGCCACTGGGtattgacggaatatagtaccaagatttccttttcttctggattccaaaaatcgtacattaaaaatttacattagaAACGGTAGTATCATGATCTTTTCTGTTACagtttactgtaaaataaaattaaaagtgtggaaattaaaatttgaatttctttaataaccttacttaaaaaaaagtactcgtattttattccatattgagaaaattcatgtttaaaaaacttgaccccccaaatgaaatgttgaaatgccgtcCCTGGTTCAAAGGTACTTTACTGCCCAGATATTttcacaaggggggggggggcataaattGAGAAATGTACCAAactattcaagtttttattttagaccctttttttttttgttttattgcactttttttttaatgaaagagcttgcatgtcattttaaattttgtaccgTAGAAAAGCccattaaaaaactaaatgaaGTTTTAAGTCTGTAAGCAGAAATCTGAGTCGTCCAAcatatttctaactttttttaaaaaaggtgtcCTATAATGTCCtacttaaaaattataaaaaaataatttttgcccgAAAATTCCTACAATTTATGGATTTTAGGTTTGCTAACACTTTCAATTTGTTCCAAACACATGCTTTTCAACCGAAATGACTTAATACATTCAAagatgacttgaaatttattttgaaagaatgaaaaaaaaagaaaaatgtataattcgagtgactatgagagaaaaattcattctccttcacttgcaattcctgcacattaGACCTCTAAAGCGAGGAgaacacctgttgagccaatgtgcaatAAAGGAGTTACGCATGCAGAAATGAGCTGTTTACTCTTAGGCATGTTGTTGGATTTTGAATCTGCTTTTAAGCTGTTAAGTTTCCAAGTCAACTTATTGTAACTTTATTCAAAGGTTGACTTAAGTTATGATgcattccccttcattctttagtttgatCGTTTGCTGATAAATTCCCGAGAGAGAGAGTTTTCTTTGGATGTCTAAGCGAAAACTAAAAACCTTGgatttagaaagtaaagtaaCTCTTATTTAAAACACTGAAAGGAATCCAACAATCGAAAAGAAAAATAGTGCATTGAAATATGACTCCAAATACTGTCTCAACGATGttaaaacaaaaacttcaaaagcGCTTCGAATCCATGAAttcgaatttgaaacgaatgaagatgtgcacttttcttgaagtagaatcagctctattcaagtggtttcAGCAGTATCAAATTTGAGACCATGCCGTTCCCATAAGTAGATGTTTGCTGCGTGAGAAAGCAACAAATTTTGCTGTATTACTGAACATGGAAAATTTCCACACCAGTGCTGGATGGCTGAGAAGTTAAAGACCAGACACAACTTTGTCTTCAGAACTTTTCACGAAGAAACTGCTTATTGtccttaaaaacttttaagttctgtaattttgtctgttatacgtacatattatttaaaatatttgatggtttttaatattaaaatgtcgaaaaccgaaactagtGAAAAGTCGAACTTCCAATAAGTCAAAGTTTTTTGCCTGACTCTTGAGATTTGAGTTATCGAGAATTGACTGTATTTTTCAGTTTGCAAATTcttgggtcttttttttttaagattaaaatgattttggtgaatttttaaaagtatatctgcagcattcaaatttcatttttttaatgtctacCTTGTATGAGTAAAAGCCTATGTTTCGGAAACATACCACCAAGGTTCCTGCTGTTGAACACCTACTTTGCCAATAGTGGAATGCTGTTAAATTTTAATCCTTTAGCATCCCTTAATATTTCAGTTATTAACATACACATATAAACATGCAAATATAGTTTAAAAGTTCAATctaaaattcagttaaaattatTACTGAATATTCTGTATTTCGTAAAATATGGTTTTCAGTGAATCTCTAGTTATTAGTTCCATATTTTTTGGAGTCTagtaaatttttactaataataaagctgaaagtctctctgtctggatgtccggaggatgtctgaacGTGCATAGTGCTCTGTGGACATATATAgcgctagaccgttcggccgattttcatgaaatttggcacaacgttagtttgtagcatgaaggtgtgcacctcaaagcgattttttgaaaattcaatctggttctttttctattccaa
This genomic interval carries:
- the LOC129227571 gene encoding 4-hydroxybenzoate polyprenyltransferase, mitochondrial-like, with the protein product MYLCYYFHAKKMWRNILPKQIFCSSCFSNHPRKPMASKMYSVYKNHHQRFHLLLVNRNFLIRGRYFSSVKTTKDDEKGGSKTRNFIQSDNQTVMEKFVCAMPKGIQPYLKLMRIDKPIGTWLLLWPCFWSLSMASAPGCLPDPALLALFGSGALLMRGAGCTINDMWDKNIDSKVERTKLRPLAAGEIKMIDAWMFLGGQLSLALLILLELNWYSIVLGASSLSLVISYPLIKRVSYWPQLMLGLTFNWGAMLGWSAVQGSCQWSTVLPLYMAGVCWTMIYDTIYAHQDKVDDVIVKIKSTALKFGENTKQYLGMFSASMITFLTIAGYTSGQTWPYYSSVGLTAAMLTSQIVSLNIHDPKNCWETFKSNHRIGLILFIGIAGGSLLKNKNSLKSKLHQDPIRLQETNILSACDAENALSLNKVFS